A window from Ureaplasma parvum serovar 3 str. ATCC 27815 encodes these proteins:
- a CDS encoding AAA domain-containing protein: MKKAIKQKLMNLVNLNPHDSIILTRLSSSRNIDLFKYIKKEDLISFVNGEISYVELNVGKNLNLFEESLKNALNIGEFLEILVNYNVNLADNKINLLQRDFHANKKKIIPLAIEQLLAFRKKFISINRLAKNYFEDTTVWPLYFTFNFLKGKLLPNDPFKSPLTLFKVEIREEADKIFIAKIQDEPIVNEKIQIFLKKGYQDFKVETTELLTNYELSSTIKMIEDMTGQKININENEFVPFMNENETQILDRYTTFEIEPSAVLGLFEPDGGALKADLHKIIEMDVDPFESENDGLNKPVEYYEDKVIKEQMVVEIGRPLNIFQKYAVASSLSQNTLIYGPPGTGKSEVIANIIFNVLLKGKSSLLVSEKRAALDVLTERIGSLSQFALYVYDLTNKETFFEKISNLNDLLGTQWYREQSRSTKIKEIEPIKFTPEESMFFKNYEDWNSELLQLVKKHWSIEDYNDGIYKMDYADYVATKNELGEQIVKEWLTPQQFNEENEKRTTLFEEISTIFNEYNLLKIEDLFTAYLRFTSFIKKYKLTDNYSSIEILKHLKMITNKIQTNDELVTKFLMHANRITKDIDNYYNFLAEHNLESNTIFMNKSIRDKRIFIDKIGDYLKFRKDVIDKDFSLQSKTTQELNEIIDLCDNFFTKHKKLLAKNEWFSFLIKNKDRISAFLSIYNNASDENKQIIFAEFISNGTIITNADPSDESSLSLKEIKTRNRDSQEVIELFIDFLNNIEYLSKPKMDQIASYREFINQDVDFLSKLHTLAEIYTPTMQDIIREWSWLSLPYIKTLYLEPLILFDLEKIGKIMKHVSTLITHDQFKKLKVIVLWDEITHIIPMFSETKGRLLQDIIIQLRRESMRSAKIVGEIVFKKYINNLRNYLTKLPQQEKDEITNALRIASSRSWPSISRYLSKYYTALKRLFPIWVARPDNVASLIPLVENEFDYGIFDEASQMTIERSYPIVYRCKTKVVSGDDKQLKPTSFFINKLADSDFEIDDFDKVDSLLERAKTSWWNEYHLKNHYRSDSKELIEFSNKYIYNNNLEVATRQGAFEKGIDVINVNGVWEKGNPLEAEQTIATLIDNWKKYEKILIVTFNAIQASLVENLLFERMNIFEKGLCDKIENNEIVITNLENVQGNEGDLVILSIAYGPNPEGNLRNNFGPLNAKGGMNRLNVAITRARKKMIVIKSLYGHQIQVSNLNNQNALTFKRFIEYVDRINGQLSINDSLESLEQQTYLEFDNDLVKEIYSELTKKLSNKYQIFPNWNIGTKKIDLVIIKKETKEIVKTILLETWKENRSVQIMFEDIDRQYFLEDRGYSTYRIKEYEWYIDKHKIVSRINDSLSSNNNNNKIDYVLWQQNNF, encoded by the coding sequence ATGAAAAAAGCGATTAAACAAAAATTGATGAATCTTGTTAATTTAAATCCGCATGATTCAATTATTTTAACAAGACTTTCATCATCAAGAAATATAGACTTATTTAAGTATATTAAAAAAGAAGATCTAATTAGTTTTGTTAATGGCGAAATTAGTTATGTTGAATTAAATGTAGGTAAGAATTTAAATTTATTTGAAGAAAGTTTAAAAAATGCTTTAAATATTGGTGAATTTTTAGAAATCTTAGTAAATTACAATGTAAATTTAGCAGATAATAAAATTAATTTACTACAACGTGATTTTCATGCAAATAAGAAAAAAATTATTCCTTTAGCAATTGAACAATTGTTAGCATTTAGAAAAAAGTTTATTTCTATTAATAGACTAGCAAAAAATTATTTTGAAGATACAACTGTTTGACCTCTTTACTTTACTTTTAATTTTTTGAAAGGAAAATTATTACCAAACGATCCTTTTAAATCACCATTAACTTTATTTAAAGTTGAAATTCGAGAAGAAGCTGATAAAATTTTTATCGCTAAAATTCAAGATGAGCCAATTGTTAATGAAAAAATCCAAATCTTTTTAAAAAAAGGTTATCAAGATTTTAAGGTTGAAACAACAGAATTGTTGACTAATTATGAATTGTCTTCAACTATTAAAATGATTGAAGATATGACAGGTCAAAAAATTAATATTAACGAAAACGAATTTGTTCCTTTCATGAACGAAAATGAGACACAAATTTTAGATCGATATACAACTTTTGAAATTGAACCATCAGCTGTACTGGGGTTATTCGAACCCGATGGGGGCGCTTTAAAAGCTGATTTACATAAAATTATTGAAATGGATGTTGATCCATTTGAATCAGAAAACGATGGTTTGAATAAACCAGTTGAATATTATGAAGATAAAGTAATTAAAGAACAAATGGTGGTGGAAATTGGACGTCCTCTAAATATTTTTCAAAAATATGCTGTTGCATCATCACTTTCACAAAATACTTTGATTTATGGACCTCCTGGAACAGGAAAGTCTGAAGTAATTGCAAATATTATCTTTAATGTTTTATTAAAAGGAAAAAGTAGTTTATTAGTATCAGAAAAACGTGCGGCTTTAGATGTATTAACAGAAAGAATAGGTTCGCTTTCACAATTTGCTTTATATGTTTATGATTTAACAAACAAAGAAACTTTTTTTGAAAAAATTTCTAATTTAAATGATTTATTAGGTACACAATGGTATCGTGAACAATCTCGTTCTACAAAGATTAAAGAAATAGAACCAATTAAATTTACTCCAGAGGAATCAATGTTTTTTAAAAATTATGAGGATTGAAATTCTGAATTACTACAATTAGTTAAAAAACACTGGAGTATAGAAGATTATAATGATGGCATTTATAAAATGGACTATGCTGATTATGTGGCTACCAAAAATGAATTAGGAGAACAAATTGTTAAAGAATGATTAACTCCCCAACAATTTAATGAAGAAAATGAAAAACGAACAACATTATTTGAAGAGATCAGCACTATTTTTAATGAATACAATTTGTTAAAAATTGAAGATTTATTTACAGCTTATCTAAGATTTACTTCTTTTATTAAAAAATATAAGCTAACAGATAATTATAGTTCTATAGAAATTTTAAAACATTTAAAAATGATTACCAATAAAATTCAAACCAATGATGAATTAGTGACAAAATTTTTGATGCATGCTAATAGAATCACCAAAGACATTGATAATTATTACAACTTTTTAGCTGAACATAATCTTGAATCGAACACTATTTTTATGAATAAATCAATTCGTGATAAACGTATTTTTATAGACAAAATTGGTGATTATTTAAAGTTCCGTAAAGATGTGATAGATAAAGATTTTAGTTTGCAATCAAAAACAACACAAGAACTAAATGAAATTATTGATTTATGTGATAATTTTTTTACAAAACACAAAAAATTATTAGCCAAAAATGAATGATTTAGTTTTCTAATTAAAAACAAAGATCGTATTTCAGCATTTTTATCAATTTATAATAATGCAAGTGATGAAAACAAACAAATTATTTTTGCTGAATTTATTAGTAACGGTACAATTATTACTAACGCTGACCCAAGCGATGAATCATCATTAAGTTTAAAAGAAATTAAAACACGCAATCGTGATAGTCAAGAAGTAATTGAATTATTCATAGATTTTTTAAATAATATTGAATATTTATCTAAACCAAAAATGGACCAAATTGCTTCGTATCGTGAATTTATCAACCAGGATGTTGATTTTTTGTCAAAATTACATACGCTTGCTGAAATTTATACACCAACAATGCAAGATATTATTCGTGAATGATCATGATTATCTTTACCATATATTAAAACGCTGTATTTAGAACCATTAATTTTATTTGATCTTGAAAAGATTGGTAAAATTATGAAACATGTTTCAACATTAATCACGCACGATCAATTTAAGAAATTAAAAGTGATTGTTTTATGAGATGAAATTACACATATAATTCCAATGTTTTCTGAAACTAAAGGGCGTTTATTGCAAGATATTATTATTCAATTAAGACGTGAATCAATGCGCTCCGCTAAAATTGTTGGTGAAATTGTTTTTAAAAAATATATTAATAATTTAAGAAATTATTTAACAAAACTACCTCAACAAGAAAAAGATGAAATTACTAACGCATTACGAATTGCTTCATCACGTTCTTGACCATCAATTTCACGTTATTTATCTAAATATTACACTGCTTTAAAACGTTTATTTCCGATTTGGGTTGCGCGTCCAGATAATGTTGCATCTTTAATTCCATTAGTTGAGAATGAATTTGATTATGGAATTTTTGATGAAGCATCCCAAATGACAATTGAACGATCATATCCTATTGTGTATCGTTGTAAAACTAAAGTTGTCTCTGGTGATGATAAACAATTAAAGCCAACATCATTCTTTATTAATAAGTTAGCTGATAGTGACTTTGAAATTGATGATTTTGATAAAGTAGATTCTTTATTAGAACGTGCTAAAACTTCATGATGAAATGAATATCATTTAAAAAATCATTATCGTTCTGATTCAAAAGAGTTAATCGAGTTTTCAAATAAATACATTTATAACAATAATCTAGAAGTAGCCACACGCCAAGGTGCTTTTGAAAAAGGAATTGACGTTATTAATGTTAATGGAGTTTGAGAAAAAGGTAATCCATTAGAAGCAGAACAAACAATTGCAACATTAATTGATAATTGAAAAAAATATGAAAAAATCTTAATTGTAACATTTAATGCTATACAAGCTAGTCTAGTTGAAAACCTACTTTTTGAACGAATGAATATATTTGAAAAGGGATTGTGTGACAAAATTGAAAATAATGAAATTGTGATAACTAATCTTGAAAATGTTCAGGGTAACGAAGGTGATTTAGTTATTTTATCAATTGCTTATGGCCCAAATCCTGAAGGAAATTTACGTAATAATTTTGGACCACTTAATGCTAAGGGCGGAATGAATCGTTTAAATGTAGCGATCACTCGTGCACGTAAAAAAATGATTGTTATAAAATCACTTTATGGTCATCAAATTCAAGTTTCAAATCTTAATAATCAAAATGCACTGACATTTAAACGCTTTATTGAATATGTTGATCGAATTAATGGTCAATTAAGTATTAATGATTCACTTGAAAGTTTAGAACAACAAACATATTTAGAATTTGATAATGATTTAGTTAAAGAAATCTATAGCGAACTAACAAAAAAATTATCAAATAAATACCAAATCTTTCCAAATTGAAACATTGGTACTAAAAAAATTGATTTAGTAATTATTAAAAAAGAAACTAAAGAAATTGTAAAAACAATTCTACTAGAAACTTGAAAAGAAAACCGTAGTGTTCAGATTATGTTTGAGGATATTGATCGACAATATTTTTTAGAAGATCGAGGTTATTCAACTTACAGAATTAAAGAGTATGAATGATATATTGATAAACATAAAATTGTGTCACGAATTAATGATTCGTTATCATCAAATAATAACAATAATAAAATTGATTATGTTTTATGGCAACAAAATAATTTTTAA